The Alnus glutinosa chromosome 3, dhAlnGlut1.1, whole genome shotgun sequence nucleotide sequence gtaactgctactagtgctctaaaacactcttcaaaataaactataaaattcttttcaaaatataaaacagttctaaattaataaaaaaataaataatctttcctttattttataataaatattttaattttgaatttttacaaaattcttccaaaattttatcaaaactaattttcaacttttctaaAATGTAGTCCCTACCAaatcaattataaatattttaactttttaaaaactaaaaacatttcTAGAAATTTTTCCAAACAGCCCTTCGAGATACCTTAGACTGTTCGCTTGCAATATGACAAATCTTTAGTGAGGTAATGGAGGTTTAGGGTTGTTGTGCGTCTTATCACaaagcttctttcttttttcttttttttctttttgtttttttatctttttattggcTTTTGTAAAACCACAATAATGATATGATATTATATAGAGTGTCTAATTGAattatatttataacaatgaAAATGGAGCTGACTTACCTccaatttcttttcattaatttgCAACAGGGATTCAACCACGTTATTTCCATTATATAAGCCATATTCGGTGCTCTCTCACCCCCTAAAGCTAAATTTTTAGAACCGTCcgagtgaatttttttattaatattttcttttaatgttttttctcattttgtattttttttatgtcaaaTTTAGATAACCTTGAAACAAGTGAAAACCTTTTATTGGGTCTAATAAGATTTTCTATATACATGACAACATTCCCGTTAAAAAAGTTAATAgaatataaatgaaataattTGTTGGATAATGATACAAAGCATTAAAGCATTAACACAAGATttccttatattttatttaaatttaataaattaaaccaCATTTTACTTCTCTATTCGAATAAACTTCACAATAACTTCttttaacatttctctattaaatattcttttaaataaatgttagaaataatagagaaaagaaaaggctattttttaaatattattttcaaataaatggtagaagaaagagaaaaggtgCTACCCCATATTTAGGGTAGCTTTTTTGGTTCATTTGGTTTAGGGAACATCAAAAGAGTATGTTGAatagggttttaaaaaaaaattctctacatctattaaatgaaaaaaaaaaaactactgcTAATGATTTAAAGATCACTTAACATAAACAATCAGgaatgatttaacaatttttcttttaaaattttacacaAATGTTTACGCCGTATAGACGGTCGCGTACATTTATAAGAGGTATTAATGAAAGCTTATACTAAAGCATTTTCTTCAAGTTTCTATTGTCCAACCAAGCAACAAGCTATTGGATTACTTGGTGTGACTTGTGGGTAATGTGTTATAAaccatacttttattttattattatcacGTTATGTTAATGTTGCCGTGTTAATAAACTTTTAAGAATTCTACTATATACTACATAATTATGTCAATATAGTGAAATGCTATAGTATATAGCATAACTCGACCttcaattaataaatatttccaaaaattaattgaGATTACCCCCATCAAAAAGAATGTGATATTAGTGGAATTTATGTAAATGTAGTTTGTAGcattcttatttatttacttatttatgaAGTCCATTTGAAGGATTATCCAGGGTGAGAATATTGATGAGGTTGGTGCGTGCCGATAGAAGGGCAACCACTTTGTTTGGTAATGGCTACAGTGGAGCGTGAAATCCGGTGAGAGATGGGAGTACGGAGGGCGAATCTGATGCGGACATGACGCGCCCGAAATCAGAGGCGAGACCCAATAATTGCTCCCCACGCTGCCCGACATTCATGATTCTGTCGGTCCTGTCCCACCCACCTTCCCACTCCATCAATCCCTCTCAATCCCCTTCTACTTCTTTGACGAGATCACCCGCCCTAGCTCCTTCAATTTTGGCTCGGACCCCATGTCTTAGCCACGTTCCAAATCCTAGATATCATAGAATATAGGATAATGTACTGGTTTCCATGATTGGTCCGCTTCAGATCTTTATGTTAGGATCACCATTTGGGTATTTTTATAATCCATTAGTTAGGTTAGTTGAGCATTAATTCTGTgttttattattaaacaaaaatttaatattaatattctcCAATTgctaaaaagaaagaacaattatgGAAAAAACAGCGACCAAACATTGATAGGtttgcaatttcatttttttccttgtgTCAGCACATTTTCTTCAAGGAAGTTGAATTTTATGGCGTATAAGAAAATTGTGTACCAGCCTATAACTCTAGCATGTGGCACCTGCCTTCTAGCCTGTATAAACATCACATCCCCACGCACAGTGGCACGAAGCCGGCAGACACAGTAAAGTGGATTAAGATTAGACTGTCGAAACAACACAAAAATCTGAGCTAAATTCACCAAAAGGTGAATCAAAGgaaacaggaaaaaaataaaataaaataaaataaaaaacagggACAGTATAAGCTACCAAGTGGCAAAGTACCACCTATGTAGAATAGGATAAGGCTGTTGGATGTTATTTTaagtaaaagcaaaaaaacaaaagggaaaccgaacagatctctctctctctctctctcattaaatAGTGTTTTCTGCTGAGCAAGGAAGTCAATATACGTCTCACAGGTCCTGGATTTATTTTGTGATTGGAAGGGGGCTTGGATCCAGTGGGCTGGGGAACCTCTTACTTGATGCAGACCTTTctaccaaacaaaaaagaatggaaaataataataatttgagaagagaAATATGATTAATTAAGGCTTGAACACGAGCCGGGCGCGCTCTCCTAGCGAGCTGTGTAGCCGACCCAAACGGAAGTACCCCCTCATGGAGCCGACTGAAATGTCGTGCTTAACAGAACACTGTAAAAGCTGTTCACTCTGGCTCATATAAGCCTCAGATTGTGTCTCTGTTTGCAGCAGCACCAACagatattctctctctctctctctccccataAAACCCCCTCCACCCATTCCAACCGACTAGTACCAAAACCATTCATCTAACCCAAGTTCCTCTTCTTCTAGTACTCTCACCATTCACATCCACATCCACAActctcaaaaacaaaagaaaacccacaaaacacaaaGCGAAGATCGACCCAAATGCCTTCGGACTCCAGCGAGCACCGCAGGCCACCCAAGACGGCCCATAACCCGGGAGCCCCACCACCAGAACAAGAGCAACTGCCGTGCCCGCGCTGCGACTCTACCAACACCAAGTTCTGCTACTACAACAACTACAACTTCTCGCAGCCCCGCCACTTCTGCAAGTCCTGCCGTCGCTACTGGACTCACGGCGGGACCCTCCGCGACATCCCCGTCGGCGGTGGCTCCCGCAAGAACGCCAAGCGCTCCCGCACCGCCACCAATATCGTCTCCTCTGCCGTCACTTCTCACGTCGACCCTCTACCCGCCACCCCGGTCCTGCTCCCCCTCACGGCCAGCCAGGGTTCGTCCGTACAGTTCGGGGTTGGTGGCAATGGGGGTGATGTGAAGGGTAATGCGAGTGTTTGTGGGAGTTTCACGTCTCTGCTGAACACTCAGGGGCCGGGCTTTTTGGCACTGGGTGGGTTTGGGCTTGGGCTTGGACCTGGGTTTGAGGAAATGGGCTTTGGGCTTGGGAGAGGGATCTGGGCTTTTCCCGGGGTTGGAGAcggcggtggtggtggtggtggtggtaatGGTGGTGCAACGGGAATGGGGAACACGTGGCAGTTCGAGAATGGAGAGTCTGGGTTTGCTGGTGGAGACTGCTTTTCTTGGCCGGATTTGGCAATATCGACCCCTGGAAATGGTCTCAAATGAACTCCTCTTTtccaccacctttttttttttctttttttctttttttcttgtttttgtttttcaaggtAAACTgtgttttttagggtttttatttgcTACTGTTGAGAGTAAATTGGGTatgaaatttagaaaaaaagaagtagacTTTTTGACTCTGTCTGCTGTGTATGTTCTTTCTGATTAGTGACTGTGCCATGTAATTCTGTCTGTAGCTAATGTGCCTTGTAGTTATTAGATGCTTAATTTTAATCCCACCTAAAATTGGATCTTGCCTTGAACTATCATTCTTCatattgatttttatattaaccCTGAATTGGTGAATGCAAGCTTTTCTATGcgtgtttatttgaatttgccTTACAGAAATTTTGAGTAAGAGTAGTCCTATTAGAAAGGAACATGCTAAAATAGGCCATCTAATTCAAAGATGATACATGCATTTTCAGGTCCATACATAGCAGTAAAAATTATCtttagattttaaatttaatgataattttcaatGCCATATAAGGACTATTGAGTTGAGAGTTCATCTAGCATTTATCAAAATTAGAGAAACAATAATTATGCTAAGTGTGATATTATGATATGTTGTTGAGAATGCTAGCCATACTCCCATTTATTCCCACTTTTCATGTTCCTCACCCTAGCACGACCAcgtaagtaaaaaaaaatttgcacatcCTTTCTTAGAATGTGTTTGGCATTGtaattttgtagaaaaaaaatttgattttaaactaaatagcagaaaatgaattgtttgatttGCGcataaaatttgtctttttaaatCGCACGCAGTCGGaagctttttataaaaattttaatattttgttaaatgcttaaatatttttaataaactttaggtttaaaatctcatattttaaaccctcactttttaaaattacaaatcaaacAAACCCTTAGTCAGCACTACCCCTAACCAGAGCGGTCGGTACCAAATCGGCCACGGTCGACTCTTGAAGGTACGGTTGGGAAGGGGCTGAGCAAATTATTTTTGGGGCTAACATAGCGGTATTACTGCTACGTCAATAAATTTTGAGGGGAGAGAGGGTTGACGTACGAGGTAGTACTGCAACGTCGACGTCGGAGAgtagggggggggggagagtaCAATGAGAGCTTATTGCTCCTCTTTCTCCCTCCTAAGTTATTGTCTACAGTACTTTCCGGCGGCAGTAAAATAGAAATGATTTTGAAGCATATATAAAGTAGAAACTAACGATTTTGGATACCTACCTGCCTGTTCCAAAGCAGCTACGTCATGTATATAGCATGATTCAATGGTGTATTCGATCCCATGCACACCAACCAGTGGCTGAGATAGCTACTGGTCCAGTGTGCAAGAGATGGAATATACCATAAACCCATGTGATCGAGCGAGGCTTGGACAAATTAACCACCATTAATCTGCAGGAAAGGAGAAAGATCGATCATTTTCCCTGCATAGCATATCGCATATGCGGTGCTGCGGGCATGGAAATGGCAAGAGCTATAGATGATTATTTATAGAGGTGTAATGGGTTTTGACTTTGAGATCGAGAGCTCAGCTGGGTTCCTCCCAAGTGGGAACTTTAAACTGACTTTTTTAAGCTTTTCTTAATTCGTATGAAAACGTACATGACTATCTCATTAGGATTTAGACAAATTAAAGAGGTCTCGATAATGCCATTCTTTTTGGAATCGCACAAATGGAGATTCGGAGCAGAAGGGGGACGACTCATTGTAATGCTCCATGACGTGGATATCACCGACCATGGGATTGGTATGGCCATCTGACATCCTATGTGCTGGCTGCGACGATATTCCTCAATACATATatactttgtttttcttttttcttatagcCAATGATGTTGATCGATCATCTTGTTTTGCGGAGAAGTACTAGATATTATATATTCTGGGTGGCGTATCAGAGGAAGACCGTACCCTTTCCCTTCACGCAGGCCATCGATCCATGCCCGTGCAATCATCCTTTGATTCATTtcgtttttggtttttctagtACTCTTTATTCTACTTGTCGGCCTTAATATCTGGGCGAATGAATTATAGACACTGCAAAAACTTGCTTGTTTCATGTTTTCCTTGGATGGGTGTACCTGGTGGAATTCGAACTCAAGCTGTGCTGCTGTGGTAATCAATGACGTGAACAAGCAAAGCTAGCTCTGTTGTTTTTACCCTTATTAACATTGAACGGTCATATATATCTTGTGATTTTAATATCATGCCACTGACAATTTTGGTAGCGTTGGAAAGTTTATTTAAAAGGTTTCTATAAAGTCatattttatgaatattttcCAATTCCAACAAGAGTTCAATAAATGTTCGATTGACTGATGTGATACAACAGATCCCGATAGTAAAACTCGAGACACTCGGTTGATGGCTCAGTCGACCGAGCATGCATGGCTCATTAGTACGGTTATTTcgtattaaaatttaatttagggTGTTGTCCCGTAAGCTTGTGGCCCGATCACAAttctatattttttgtttattaattatgTGACTTACTATACAATATGCTGCATCAAGAAGTCTCCGACTGAGCTTGTTCTCTTCTGCAGAGGTTGGTTGCCCAAGTTTAAGCGTGCATCATTGCTGCTAATAATGAAATACGACTTAATTATCCCAAAGAAAGAAGTCTAGAAAACATTATTGTGACTGTGGTGGCTATagatgtttaattaattaaagtagCGCTAATCATGCACATTGGCGCAGCCAAAATTGAAAACTGATTCGAGTATAGTAATCTTTAATTATGTGAGCTATATGAGAGAAACGTAATGATCAATCAGTGTACGTTATTTGAGGGTAACTTTTTGCTGGtgcctctctttctttttcgtgGATATAGgtaaaattaattatcaaatcAAGTAGATTGTTGAAGTCTTGTGTGCTTGCTTTTTGAATTACTTTGGTGTGAATGCTAATAAGTTACATTTTGTGAGTATTTGTGGCGAAGAGTACAATTGCGTAAAAATATGGAGGCTTGTGGAATTCAAATCAAACGCAGCAAGAAACAAAAAGCTCtgtaccaaaaagaaaaagaaaaagaatgaaagatAAACGGGCTATAATTGATATAGGTTTTCTAAATTGTAGGGTTTTCAAAGTTGGAATTGAGATGCAATGTGTTTGTACACGTTAGTAGTCTAATCAATAAAACTTAATAATACAAAGAACAAATAATGGTGACTCGCCAGAGGTGTCGGCAGAGaacactctgatgcctaagttaaTGGGAGTATTTACCGTATTTTAGAGATAATTCATGAACAAGAGAATAGagagggataaaaaaaaatgtgcgtACCTTGTAACATGGTTCATCACCTTCACTTATAAGACTGTTATTGTTATGATAATTAAATGGGCTTAATATGGCAAGGATCGGGAGTCAAGTATTCGATATAGAAGGTGAAATATTTTCATGAATAGCTTTTTTGGGGGATGATCCAACATATCATTTCCTTATTAAGCCAGGTTTAAATGGATAAGCTCGTCAATAGAGGAATATACTTCTATGGTCTCCTCACCACGTGTCCATTGGGCAAGTAATGGACAGTCTACAGTTCACCGAACGAAAGTTAACCTACCAAGGCACTCCATTTTAAGGAGAAATAAGTCTTCCTGAGCCCATGGGGCAATAGGCTTTATTGGGTATGAGTGGGTCTTATTGGGCCTCTAGTAAATGGTGTCACCATGATCTGATACATTTTGTAGATGTGGTATACCCATTTAGTAGAGCTAAAGTTGCATAAGTCATTTTTCACATTCTCAGCAGAGCTTAGGAAATGAATGCGCCGTAACAAACGGGATACGCCTTGCCACCCTGTAAAAGTGACATATGGCACTTTCTCGGCGTTTCAATAAAATTTCCATTGGGTTGTATTTGTTAAACACCGTTTTGAcaattgtattttatttgatttttttttttttttttgaacggaaattttatttcataagaAGCCCAAAGGCAAATACTGCAGCCCGAAGGCAAATAAATCAGTCCCGAAATCTACAACACAAGCCCAGAGGCTGAAGGTAGTGAATAGAGATGAAGAATCCCTAAATACTAAGCTATGATCAAACCTAGCTTAAAGCAGTTACCaaagcaacaaacaaaaaattacaagaacaaaACATTTTGGCCCTCTCTTTACAATAAAACACCACCCATCTAAAATTGAGAAGACATGGTCTAACTATCAAGCCACCCAAACGTCCAAGTAATTTTCAGCCCATCATAATAGTAAACTGTGAAAGACAATAAGAATATacataaaacagaaacaaaacgcTGAGTCGACAAGTGGACGACTACCCATCGGCGCGTGTAAGACACGCACCACACTCCGGCCACCCCTGCTGCAGCCAGTCAACAATCCTTCCTGAAAACACCACCCCGCTAGCCTGAAAAGTGGAACGTGGCCCACACGTGCAAACCAAACCCTCAACGCGTGCAAACCACGTTCCGAGCGTGGGAGTTCAATATTGCCGGTTGTTGAGACGGCGGGAACAGAGACTGACGGTGAACAAACACTGTTGGATCGTGTCGTAAAATCTTTGGCGTATCAACACAGATCTGACAGAAAAGGAAGCCGGGAGACCACGAACGAAGGTCACTCCCAAGACGACTTAAACGAAATGTATCTGTCAAAACAAAAGAGAACAACAACAAACGCACAAATAACCAAACTCCATAGCCCCAATAGCTAGGAGAAACAAACACCACCACAAGAAACTTATCGGGGGGAACAAAACTCCCACTGGAACAAACCATGGGAGACCAAAAACTACTCTTGCTCATAAATAAACTGAAGGGAGAAAACAccaccgggaggagggaggcgacACCTCCCTCCCCCGAAGAAACCAAACTCTCcgatgctctctctctctagaagaaGAAacgagactctctctctctagaatgcACCTAAGTCATTTGAAAAAGTTGTTAATATGATAGAAAGTTGATAAATGTTTTATGTGAGATCCACGTTTGGGAAATATTGTCAATGAAATTATACTAAGAAAATTGTTTGGCAACCGTTTCtgaaaagtattttatattttcttattttatcatGCCTGGaggttgactttttttttttaataatatatatatatattttaaaaaaagaatggtCGTGCAGCCGTCCTTAGCATATGATAGGAATGGTCGCATAGTCACTCCTATCTTGTTCAGGGTACATGGCCGTGCAGCCATCCTTGTTAATGGTTGTGCGACCATTCCTATTATGTTGGGGTGACTGTACGACTACTCTTGAGTTGTTGTAGTGGTTGTGTGGCGACCCTTATCTTGTTGGGATGCATGGTTAGGCGATCATATCCTTGTCCTATTGAGATGGTCGCGCGACCACATCTGAGCTATTGGGTGGCTACATGGCCACCCTTATCCTATTGGAATGATTGCACAACCTACCCTCCTCTATATTAGAGTCTTATTGGGAACTTTAGATAGATGTATGACCACTCCTGTTCTGTTGGGATAGTTGTGTGACTACTCCTAAGATTTTAAGGTTGCCACGCAACCAATACCTTCCTTTATTATGGGTGTCTATGGAGtcatctttctctctcattccttcttcttttttgtaaaaaaaaaaaaaaaaaaaagaaaaaaaaaaaagagaaaaaattatttttaaagtaataaatCAGCCTCTGTGCctaagaaaaattaagaaattgttttttcaaaatattactCTAagaacgtgtgtgtgtgtgtgtgtgtgtgaagttttctaaaaattgtgctatgaaaacaaaattattttttgatttctattttgaaaactaaattgtttgttaaatattttgaaaaaaaaagtgttttattttttaaaaatgaaaaaatattttcgaaaacgGTAACAGATAAACAAAGGAGGAGAGAGCCTTCTCGTTgtgcaatttaataaataacacCTATTAATATACAAAGTTTAAATTGAAGCAGCTTTGAGAGTAAATCTCCACTTtaaagagggtttttttttttttttttttttttttttcactttaaagaGTTGAATCTGTCATTGTGCCCACTAGGGCCACTACTCTCCCAATTGCTcatgtattttcattttttaagctAAAATAGATAATCAAAA carries:
- the LOC133863590 gene encoding dof zinc finger protein DOF3.4, giving the protein MPSDSSEHRRPPKTAHNPGAPPPEQEQLPCPRCDSTNTKFCYYNNYNFSQPRHFCKSCRRYWTHGGTLRDIPVGGGSRKNAKRSRTATNIVSSAVTSHVDPLPATPVLLPLTASQGSSVQFGVGGNGGDVKGNASVCGSFTSLLNTQGPGFLALGGFGLGLGPGFEEMGFGLGRGIWAFPGVGDGGGGGGGGNGGATGMGNTWQFENGESGFAGGDCFSWPDLAISTPGNGLK